The Rhodococcus rhodochrous DNA window CTCGGCGCCGTCCTGCACACGGCCCGCCGGATCGTCGCGGCGATGGGACTCGAGGTCAGGTGAGCACGACCAGCTCGGTCGGCGACTCCACCTCGACCCTCAGTCCCGCCTTCGACGCGACGCGGGCGAGCGCTCCGATATCGCTCGGTTCCGCGCGGGTGAGGACCAGCGCGCGGGCCAGCAGGCCCTTGTGGTGCTTGTTGAAGTGGCTGACAACCTTGCGGGTGCCGTCGGGCTGCTCGGTGAGCACGGTGGCGGTCACCGCACCCGGCACGGGACCGGGCTGCTGGTAGACCCCGGAGCGGAGATCGACCACGAGGTCGCCGCCGGCCTCGGCCACCAGCGCGTCGGTGAGTTCGTTCCGCCACACGGACTTCAACGTGCCGAAGCCGGGCAGTTTCGACCCTCCCGAGAGGCGGTAGGCGGGGATCGGATCCGCAGCCCGGACCGCGCCGAACAGCGCCGACCCGATGCCCAGGCGCCGATAGGCCTTGTCGCGCTGCGCCTTCGTGAACGCTCCCGCGTCGAGCGCGTCGTACAGCACCCCGGTGTACCGCTCGAGCGCCGGGCGGGTGGGGGAGACCCACAACTTCGCGTTGCGTTCGATCTCGTCGGCGCCCTTCGTGCCCAGTCCGAGTGCGCGGCTCGACTCCTCGGGGTCGGCAGCGAGGTCGACGAGGGCCTGCACGAGCATCTCCCGCGTCTCCGTCAACTGCGGCATCGACAGGTCGGCGAGATCGAGCGGCCCGCCGTCGCCGCCGTCGGACTTGGTTTCGGATGGAGGGAGAAGCACCAGCACAACCGGTAACCGTACCGACGTCACTCGAGGCGGCCACGGTAGGCTGCAAGGTCGTGATCACCCGCATGTCGCACCTGTTCCTCCGCACCCTCCGAGACGACCCGGCCGACGCCGAGGTCGCGAGCCACAAGTTGCTGGTCCGAGCCGGATACGTGCGACGTATCGCGCCGGGTGTGTACTCGTGGTTGCCTCTGGGTCTGCGGGTGCTGCGGCAGATCGAGCGGGTCGTGCGCGAGGAGATGAACTCCATCGGTGCGCAGGAGATCGCTCTGCCCGCGCTGCTGCCGCGCGAGCCCTACGAGGCCACCAACCGGTGGACGGAATACGGCGACAGCCTGTTCCGGTTGAAGGACCGCAAGGGCGGCGACTACCTCCTCGGCCCCACACACGAGGAGCTCTTCGCGCTCACCGTCAAGGGTGAGTACAACTCGTACAAGGACTTCCCGGTCACGCTCTACCAGATCCAGACGAAGTACCGCGACGAGGAGCGCCCCCGCGCCGGCATCCTCCGCGGTCGTGAGTTCGTCATGAAGGACTCCTACAGCTTCGACCTCACCGACGAGGGTCTGGCCCAGTCGTACAAGGCGCACCGCGACGCCTACGAGCGCATCTTCGCGCGCCTCGGCGTGAAGTACGTGATCGTCTCGGCCACCTCCGGCGCGATGGGCGGCAGCGCCTCCGAGGAGTTCCTGGCCGACTCGCCCGCAGGTGAGGACACCTACGTGCGGTGCCTCGAGTCCGGCTACGCGGCGAACGTCGAAGCGGTGAAGACCCTCGCGCCGGAACCGCTGCCGATCGACGGACAGCCCGAAGCGGTCGTGCACGACACCCCCGACACCCCGACGATCGCCTCGCTCGTCGCTTCGGCGTCTGAGGTCCTCGGGCGTGAGGTCACCGCGGCCGAGACGCTCAAGAACGTCATGGTCAAGGTCCGGCAGCCCGGTGGCGAGTGGGAACTGCTCGGCATCGGCATCCCCGGCGACCGCGAGGTCGACGACAAGCGCCTCGAGGCCTCGCTCGAGCCCGCCGAGGTGGAGCTGCTCACCGACGCCGACTTCGAGGCCAATTCCTTCCTCGTCAAGGGCTACATCGGGCCGAAGGCGCTGCTCGCCAACGGTGTCCGCTACCTCGTCGACCCCCGCGTGGTCGACGGCACCAGCTGGATCACCGGCGCCGACGAGCAGGGCAAGCACGTCTTCGGGCTGGTCGCCGGTCGCGACTTCACCCCGGACGGCACGATCGAGGCCGCCGAGGTGCGCGACGGCGATCCGTCGCCCGACGGAGCCGGCCCGCTCGTCTCCGCCCGCGGCATCGAGATCGGCCACGTCTTCCAGCTCGGCCGCAAGTACACCGACGCCTTCGCGGTGGACGTCCTCGGCGAGAACGGCAAGCCCGTCCGCCCCACGATGGGCTCCTACGGTGTCGGCGTGTCGCGTCTCGTCGCGGTGGTCGCCGAACAGCAGCACGACGAGAAGGGCCTGCGCTGGCCGTCGGAGATCGCGCCGTTCGACGTGCACCTGGTGATCGCCAACAAGGACGAGCAGGCCCGGGAGGGCGCCGAGAACCTCGCCGAGGAACTCTCGAACGCCGGCCTCGAGGTGCTCCTCGACGACCGCAAGGCGTCGCCCGGCGTGAAGTTCAAGGACTCCGAGCTGCTCGGCATGCCGCTCGTCGTCGTGGTCGGCCGCGGTTTCGCCGACGGCAAGGTCGAGGTCCGCGACCGTTTCTCCGGCGAGGCCGACGAACTGCCGATCGGTGAGGTCGTCCAGCGCATCGTCTCGCGCTGACCCCCTTGTCTGCCGGTGCCCTCGCACTCTCTGTGCGGGGGGGCACCGTTGTATCTGTGCGAAGGTGACAATACCGACATCGGATAGGTAACGCTAACCTCATTCCGTTCTTGTGGTCTGTCACGACAGAAACGGATGGTGGAAATGAGATCGACGGTGCGGCGGGAGAAGCGGCAGCGGGGCGTGGCGTCGTCGTCCCGGTGGGTCGCCGCGGGACTCATCGGTGCCCTCGCCTTCACGGCCGGATGCTCGAGCCGCGACACCCAGGAGGCCGACGCATCGACCACGGGTGACGCCGTCACGATCGTCGACCAGCGAGGCGAGACGATCACCCTCGACGGTCCGGCCGAGAAGGTGGCCTTCACCGTCATGCCCGCCCCCTCGATCTTCGCGGCGGTCGACCGGAGCTACGACCGGATCGTCGGTATCAACCAGTCGACGCTCGTCGCGAACCAGGGCGGGATGTTCGCCACCATGTTCCCGGGCTCGGCCGAGTCGACCACCGTGGCCGGAAGCGACTTCGTACCCAACGTCGAGACGCTGCTCGAACTCGACCCCGACGTCGTCGTGCAGTGGGGCGACCGCGGCCCGGACGTGGTCGAGCCCATCGAGTCCGCCGGCTTCCCCGTGGTCGGACTCGAATACGGCACGCAGGAGGACCTGGAAACGTGGATCACTCTGTTCGCGCAGATCGCAGGCAAGCCCGAGCGCGGTGAGGAACTCGTCGCCTGGCAGCGCGCCGAGATCGAGGAGATGCGCGAGAAGGTCGCCGGACAGGACGCCCCGCGGCCGCGCGCGATGATCCTCTCCCGCAACGGCGACGCCTACAGCACCACGAGCGCCACCGGATACGACGGCTTCCAGTTCGACCTCGTCGGAGCGGACCTCGTCACCGAAGGGTTCGTCTCGGATTCCGGACAGGTGAGCCCCGAGCAGATCCTCGCGTGGGATCCCGAGGTCATCATGCTGAGCGGCTTCGACCAGAGCACCCCGGCCGACATCTACGCCGACCCGCGTCTGGCGAGCGTGAGCGCCGTGCAGAACCGCCGCGTCTACAAGACCCCGCTCGGCGGTTACCGCTGGCAGGTGCCGAGTGCCGAGTCTCCGCTGATGTGGGACTGGATGTTCCGCATCCTGTACCCGCAGGAGCAGAGCGGTGAGTTCCGCGACGACATCCGCGCCGCCTTCGACGACCTGTTCGCCTACGAGATCTCCGAGGACGAGATCGACCAGGTGCTGCGCTTCGACCTGAACCGGGATGCCGCGAGCTATGACCAGTTCGCCCGTTGACGCGACGGCCCGCTCGACCTCCCCGGCGTCGGTCTCGACGCCGCGGCAGGCGAGGTGGGGCCGTAACCCCCTGATCATCGCGGGTTTCACCGCACTGGTCGTGGTGGTCGCTCTCGTCGCGCTGGCAGTGGGACGCTACTTCGTCCCGCCGAACGAGATCGTCCGCCTGCTCGCCGGCCAGATCCTTCCCCTCCGCGAGACGTGGACGCAGCAGGAGAGCACGGTCGTCCTCGACGTCCGCCTGCCTCGCGTGCTGCTGTCCATCCTGATCGGCGCCGGACTGGCGCTCACCGGCGCCGTGATGCAGGGGGTCTTCCGCAATCCCCTCGCGAGCGCACAGATCCTGGGAGTGTCCTCCGGTGCCTCCTTCGGAGGCGTGCTGGTGCTGCTCGTCGGACTCGGCGGAATCGCCCTCGTCGGAGGCGCTTTCGTCGGCGGGGTGATCGCCCTGCTGCTGGTCCTCACGATCGCGCGGGCCGTCCCGGGGGCACCACTGCTCATGATCATCCTCGGCGGGACCGTCGTGGGCGCGATGTTCCAGGCGATGGTCTCGTTCATCACCTATATCGCCGATCCCTACAGTGAACTGCCGTCGATCGTCTTCTGGCTCATGGGATCTCTTGCCACTGCCAGTTACGGGAAACTCGCGATCGCCGCGGTGCCGATCCTCCTGCCCGCCCTCGTGGTACTCGCGCTGCGCTGGCGTTTGAACATCCTGTCGATGGGGGACGAGGACGCCGTTGCGCTCGGCCTGCGCCCGCAACGCCTGCGGCTGCTGCTGCTCGGCTGCGTCGCGATGATCACCGCCGCTGCGGTGGCGGTCTCGGGTGTCATCGGATGGGTGGGCCTGGTCGTGCCGCACCTGGTACGCATGATGATCGGCACCGACAACCGGATGGTGCTGCCCGTCAGCGCGCTGCTCGGCGCCGCCTATCTCACCGCCATCGACACCCTGTCGCGCGTGCTCAGTACGGCCGAGATCCCCATCGGCATCCTCACCGCGATCATCGGTGCGCCATTCTTCGTCGCCCTGCTGATCCGCAACCGAACCCGACTGTGGGGTAGCGATGCTTGACGCGAAATCCATCTCGTTCCGGTACTCGGCCAAGGGGCCGTGGATCTTCGAGGACGTCACGGTCACCGCGAGTGCCGGTGAGGTTCTCGCTGTGCTCGGGCCGAACGCGCGCGGCAAGACGACGATGCTCAAGTGTCTGTCCGGCCTGCTCACACCGGTCACCGGGACCGTCACGTCCTCGGGCACCATCGGATACGTGCCGCAGAGTCATGCGGTGGCGTTCTCGTTCACCGTGCTCGACATCGTGCTCATGGGACGCGCCCGCAAGGTGCGCATCTACAGCAGCCCCACGAATGCCGACCGTGACGCCGCTCTGGACGCACTCGGTCGCGTCGGCATCCTGCATCTGGCCACTCGCGATTACGGCGGTCTGAGCGGGGGCGAACGGCAGCTCGTCCTCATCGCCCGGGCCCTGGTGTCCGGCTGCGACACGATCGTGCTCGACGAGCCGGCCTCCGCCCTCGACCTGCGGAATCAGGCACGTGTGCTCACGGTTCTGCGCGGCCTGGCTGACGACGGGATGGCCGTGGTCATGACGACCCATCATCCCGATCACGCCCTGCACATCGCCGAGCGTTCGATGCTCATGGTCTCTGCTGACGACCAGCGGGTCGGTGCCACCCGGGAGCTGCTCGGCGACGAGTTGCTCAGTGAGATGTACGGCGTGCCGATCGTCACCGCCGACGTCGCGACACCGAGTGCACTCCGGCGGTTGACGGTTCCGGATTTCGGACGGGGGATCGCATGAGCGTCCTGAAAGCGGTGATGGCGCCGCGCGACGGTGCGCTGGTCGACGGCTTCCGTGAGATCGACGTCTACGACCTGCCGTCCGTGTGCGGGCCCGCGGTCACCGGTATCTACTTCACCGGCGACGTCGATCAGGAGTATCTGTTCGACAACCGCGATGTGCTCGACGCGTTCGTCGCGCGAGGCGGCAGAGTTCTGATCAACGGTCACGTCCAGCGGATCTTCCTCACCGGCCTCACACGGTGGCGCAAGCTCGAATTCCGCAACCCCTCGGATCTCGCCCTGCGCCGGGTGAACGAGCATCCGGTCTGGGCCGGGATCGATCCGAAGGCCTTGCTGTACAACAGCGGTCGCCGGGAGCCGGTGCCCTTCGAGGAACTCGAACGTATCGGCGTGGCCGGTTTCTACGGCCGGGGATGCTATCTCGACATGCCCGACGGCGCACAGGTGGTGCACACCCTCGGACGTACCCGCGCGCCGATCGACTACGAGTACCGGCTCGGACAAGGACGGGTGCTCGTGCACGGTGGCAACGACCTGCTGCAGTTCGCCGGCGAGCACAGGGGCACCGCGCATCTTCGTACGCAGATCCTCGACTGGCTGGAGGGCCGATGAGCCGAGCGACCCGAACGAATCCGGCGCCGGCGGTCGCCTTCCTGCACGGCGGCAGCCACAGTCACCTGGCGACACTGGCCGACCCCGCCCTCGCGCCCTACCGGATGCGCGCGGTGCACGTCCGTACCGGCGTACCCGAGGACATCGCAGGCTCCGATGTCGTGGTCGTCGCCGACCGGCTGCGGCCGGACCTGCTGTCCGGATGGGCAGCGGAGGTGAAGGAGGCCCTGGAACGAGGCGCAACGGTCGTCGTCTTCGGCGAGAACCACGTCCAGGACTGGCTGGGAGTGCCCGAACAGCCGCGGCCGACCATCTTCTGGTGGTGGCGTACCGGTGAGGACCACCGGGTGCGACTGCAGGCACCGGACCATCCGGCCTGGGGATTCTTCTCCGACCGCTCGGTGATCTGGCACTACCACGGGGTGCTCGAGCCCCCGCCCGGCGCCGTGAGTCTGGCGGATCTGCACACCCCCGACGGGGAACGGGACGGTTCGATCCTGTTCGTCGACGAGACCAACCACCGCGGCCGCCTGCTGGTGACCACGATGGATCCGGTCTACCACCACGGGTCGGGCTTCATGCCCGGTGCCACCCAATTGCTGTACTCGGCCCTGCACTGGGCCACGAGAGGATAGGACGCGCGTGCTCACCGTCTACGAGTCGGGTCACCCGATCGAATTCACCTTCGCCGACCTGATGAAATATCACGGCCCCGAGTTTCCCGGGGGAGTGGCTCACGGTTTCACGGTGATGCGGCACGCCTTCTCGATCCTCGGCGACGTCGAGCGGCGGGAAGTTCGGGTGCGCACCGCTTTCCCCGGTCCCGGCGGACGCGACGCGGTGGAGATGGTGCTGCGTGCCGTCACCGACGGGCGTTATGTCGTCGACCCGGAACTGGCCGCGACCGAACGCGGAGCCACCCTCGCCCGCTACGTCTGGCAGTTCACCTGGCGCGAGCGCAGCGTGACGCTGCAGATCCGCGACGACGGACTCGTCACCGACGAGTTCATCGCGCTCGGCGCCAAGCCCGGCCGCACCGACGCCGAGAACGCGCGGCTCACCGTGTTGAAGCAGGAGATGACCGATCGCCTGCTCGCCCGCGAGGTGGGCGCCGCTTACGAAGTGGTGGAGTGACCCACCCCGGGACACAATGAGGTGCATGGCCGACAACT harbors:
- a CDS encoding proline--tRNA ligase yields the protein MITRMSHLFLRTLRDDPADAEVASHKLLVRAGYVRRIAPGVYSWLPLGLRVLRQIERVVREEMNSIGAQEIALPALLPREPYEATNRWTEYGDSLFRLKDRKGGDYLLGPTHEELFALTVKGEYNSYKDFPVTLYQIQTKYRDEERPRAGILRGREFVMKDSYSFDLTDEGLAQSYKAHRDAYERIFARLGVKYVIVSATSGAMGGSASEEFLADSPAGEDTYVRCLESGYAANVEAVKTLAPEPLPIDGQPEAVVHDTPDTPTIASLVASASEVLGREVTAAETLKNVMVKVRQPGGEWELLGIGIPGDREVDDKRLEASLEPAEVELLTDADFEANSFLVKGYIGPKALLANGVRYLVDPRVVDGTSWITGADEQGKHVFGLVAGRDFTPDGTIEAAEVRDGDPSPDGAGPLVSARGIEIGHVFQLGRKYTDAFAVDVLGENGKPVRPTMGSYGVGVSRLVAVVAEQQHDEKGLRWPSEIAPFDVHLVIANKDEQAREGAENLAEELSNAGLEVLLDDRKASPGVKFKDSELLGMPLVVVVGRGFADGKVEVRDRFSGEADELPIGEVVQRIVSR
- a CDS encoding ABC transporter ATP-binding protein, whose product is MLDAKSISFRYSAKGPWIFEDVTVTASAGEVLAVLGPNARGKTTMLKCLSGLLTPVTGTVTSSGTIGYVPQSHAVAFSFTVLDIVLMGRARKVRIYSSPTNADRDAALDALGRVGILHLATRDYGGLSGGERQLVLIARALVSGCDTIVLDEPASALDLRNQARVLTVLRGLADDGMAVVMTTHHPDHALHIAERSMLMVSADDQRVGATRELLGDELLSEMYGVPIVTADVATPSALRRLTVPDFGRGIA
- a CDS encoding FecCD family ABC transporter permease gives rise to the protein MTSSPVDATARSTSPASVSTPRQARWGRNPLIIAGFTALVVVVALVALAVGRYFVPPNEIVRLLAGQILPLRETWTQQESTVVLDVRLPRVLLSILIGAGLALTGAVMQGVFRNPLASAQILGVSSGASFGGVLVLLVGLGGIALVGGAFVGGVIALLLVLTIARAVPGAPLLMIILGGTVVGAMFQAMVSFITYIADPYSELPSIVFWLMGSLATASYGKLAIAAVPILLPALVVLALRWRLNILSMGDEDAVALGLRPQRLRLLLLGCVAMITAAAVAVSGVIGWVGLVVPHLVRMMIGTDNRMVLPVSALLGAAYLTAIDTLSRVLSTAEIPIGILTAIIGAPFFVALLIRNRTRLWGSDA
- the yaaA gene encoding peroxide stress protein YaaA; protein product: MLVLLPPSETKSDGGDGGPLDLADLSMPQLTETREMLVQALVDLAADPEESSRALGLGTKGADEIERNAKLWVSPTRPALERYTGVLYDALDAGAFTKAQRDKAYRRLGIGSALFGAVRAADPIPAYRLSGGSKLPGFGTLKSVWRNELTDALVAEAGGDLVVDLRSGVYQQPGPVPGAVTATVLTEQPDGTRKVVSHFNKHHKGLLARALVLTRAEPSDIGALARVASKAGLRVEVESPTELVVLT
- a CDS encoding ABC transporter substrate-binding protein; the encoded protein is MRSTVRREKRQRGVASSSRWVAAGLIGALAFTAGCSSRDTQEADASTTGDAVTIVDQRGETITLDGPAEKVAFTVMPAPSIFAAVDRSYDRIVGINQSTLVANQGGMFATMFPGSAESTTVAGSDFVPNVETLLELDPDVVVQWGDRGPDVVEPIESAGFPVVGLEYGTQEDLETWITLFAQIAGKPERGEELVAWQRAEIEEMREKVAGQDAPRPRAMILSRNGDAYSTTSATGYDGFQFDLVGADLVTEGFVSDSGQVSPEQILAWDPEVIMLSGFDQSTPADIYADPRLASVSAVQNRRVYKTPLGGYRWQVPSAESPLMWDWMFRILYPQEQSGEFRDDIRAAFDDLFAYEISEDEIDQVLRFDLNRDAASYDQFAR